Within Pseudomonadota bacterium, the genomic segment GATGTCCTTTTCGAAATCCGGCGCGGCGTAGAGATTATCCAGCGGAATGTCGAAAAAACCCTGAATCTGGCCGGCGTGCAGGTCCATGGTCAGGACCCGGTTGGCGCCCGACATGGTGATCAGATTGGCCACCAATTTGGCGGAAATCGGCGTTCTGGAGCCGACTTTGCGGTCCTGGCGGGCATAGCCGAAATAGGGAATGACGGCGGTGATCCGGCGCGCCGAGGCGCGGCGCAGCGCATCGATGCAGATCAACAGCTCCATCAGATGGTCGTTAGCCGGATAGGATGTAGACTGAACAACAAATACATCCTGGCCGCGAACATTTTCCTGAATCTCGACGAAGATCTCCATGTCGCTGAAGCGGCGGACGCTGGCATTGGTCAGTTCGACACCCAACGAAGCGGCCATCGCTTCGGCCAGCGGCCGATTGCTGTTGCAAGCGACAAGTTTCATTTGTGCGGAGTTCGTTCGTCAGCTCGAGGCGCCGGACTCTTAGCAAAGGGGTCCAAGCGTGTAAACGCCATAACGGGGCCAGTTGGGGATGGCTCAGTCGCCTTTCAGCGTCCGCTTCCGGTTGAGGTAGCTCGCTATCGTGACGGGCAGGAAGATAAGCGTCATGACGACCAGGACGTAAGGGAAAGCCTCCAGGCCGCCGAGCGCCATGGCGGTGCCGGTTGCCGGTGGACCGACAAAGGCGCCGACATTCCACATCACGGTGAACATGGTAGAGGCGCCGGCCAGCGACGCGCCGCGGAACTGCTCGCCGATCAGCGTCAGGGCCAGGCTGTAGATCGCCCCCGACAGGCCGCCCAGGAAGAAGATATAGGGGCCGGCCCAGAACGGATCGGCCAGCGCACTCGGTATGAAGAGATAGGAGACGCACGACACGCCGACCAGGATGACGCTGAGCAAACGCCGGTCCATTCGGTCGGCGACCCAGCCTATCGGGTACTGCATGACGATGCCGCCCAGGCTCTGCAGGGTCAGGAACATGATGGCGGTATGGGCATCCAGGCCGACCACCGGCCCGTAGATCGGCAAAAATGTCCAGACGGCGCCGAAAATCAGCGCAAAACACAGGTTCAGCAACATCGGCAGCGGCGCGTGAAACAGCGAGCGGACGACCGAATGCCAGGCGTGGCCATGCGCCCCGCTGTGGTCGAGTTCGCTGGGCGGCACGCTGTCGATTGCCATGGCGATCGGGATGGTCGAAATCAGCGTCAGGCCGGCGGCCAGGACAAACGGCGTCCAGCCTTCGATGCCGACGATGGTCAGCACGGTCGGCCCGATCGCCGAGCCCAGTCCCAACGCCATGCCGTAGAGCGCCATGGTCCGCCCGCGGCTCTTTTCCTCGGCGATCTGGTTGATCCACGTTTCGCCGGCGATCCACATAATGTGGCCGAATGCGCCGACGAAAAGGCGCAGCACGAACCAGATGTCCTCGTCGGGCAGCAGCGGGCACAGCAGCAGCGCGACGATGCTCGCCAGGATCGAGACGATCATCACCCAGGCGGCGCTGAAGCGGGCCAGCAGCCAGGGCATAACGGGTGCGACGGCCAGGATCGCGATGGCCTGGGCGGCGGCGTTCCAGCCGATCGCCGATTCGCTGGCGCCCATCTCTTCGAGGCGCAGAGCGAACAGCGGCCAGGACAGGCCAAAGATCAAGGCGGTGACGGTCATGCAGGTGATGACCGCGATCATGCCGCGACGCCGTTGCGGCGGTGTCAGGACCGTATCGCTCAAGATTCGGGATGCCGGCGGCCGCGCATCGCGGCAAAGGCGATGACGACGACATAGAACGCGACAAGGGTCCAGGGCAGCGCCGAGGATCCGGCGACATCCATGGCCGCGCCGACGGCAAACGGGCCAGCCACCATGCCGACATTCCACATCACCTGGAACAGCGTGGTCGCCGAGCCCAGATCGATGCCACGGAAGCGCTCGCCCAGCAGGATCAGCCCCATTGTGTAGAGGCCCATCAAGGCGCCGCCCAGCACGAACACGTAGGGCCAGCGCAGGATCGGATCGTGCAGGGCCGTGGGCATCAACATGAACAGGACGGCCATGACGGCCATGACCAGGATGGCCAACAGGCGCCGGTTCATTTTATCGGCCAGCCAGCCGATGGGGTACTGCAGCAATCCGCCCGCGCTGAGACAAACCAGCAGCAGGAAGATGTCCTGCAGGGGCAAGCCGACATCAGGCCCGTAGATCGGCATGAAGCTCGCCAGCGAACCGAAGGTCAGGGCAACCAAAAGATTGACGACCATCGGCGTCGGCGCCCTCAAGGCCAGGCGCAGCATGGTCTGCGACGCCCGTCCATGAAACGGTGGCGCGACCTTGACGGCGGCGCCGACGGCCAAGGCGCCGGCAACGATCATCACCTCCATGATGATAAAGGGCATCCAGCCCTCATGACCGGCGAGATAGAGCACAGCGAAGCCCAGCATCGTGCCGGCGGCGCCGGAGATGCCGTAGAGCGCCAGGATCCGGCCCCGGCTCTCCTCGTCCGCCACTTCGTTGATCCAGGCCTCGCCGGCGATCCATAGGAGACCGGTGGCCGCGCCGATCAGAAGCCGCATGACAAGCCAGAACCAGGCGTTCTCGTAGAGCGGGCATAGGATCGCGAAGACGAAGGTCAGCGCCAGCATCCATAGCATCAGGACCGCCGGACCGAAGCGGCGCAATAGGGCCGGTCCGAACGGCGCGACGGCGATCAGCGAAATCGCCTGGGCGGCGGTGTTGATACCGATGACGGTCTCGGAATGGCCCATCTCGTCGAGCCGGGTGGCGAACAGCGGCAGCGATAGGCTGTAGATGGCCGACGTCACGCCCATCGCGACGATGGCGGCAAACAGGCTGCGAAAACGCGCCGGGGCTGACAGCACGATATCCGACATCGACGACCCGTCAGGGAAAGGCAGGACGTGACTTGTAGCAGGCGGCACGCTGGAACGATACGCCTGACCGCCGGGTCTCGGCATGATCGCGCCTGATCTGAACACGCTTCACATCAAGACGCAGCTTGCCATCAGACCCAGGATCAGCAGGAACACGAAGATGATCAGATGCGGCATGGCATCAGCGCCGGCATAGATCCAGGGGCGCCTTGTTGAGCGGCTCGCAGCCATCGTCCGTCACGACCACGGATTCGCCCAGCGCCATGGCGCGCCCGCTGTCGCTGTCCATCAGAATCATGTGCAGGAAGAAGGTCATGGCCGGCACGATCGCGACATCGTTGCCATGATAGAACATCGGCCAATCCATCCAGTTGGGCGGGAATGTCGAGCCCATGGAGTAGCCGCAGGCGTTCATCCGGTGCGACCGGTAGCCGTGCTCGTCCATGACGCGGGCATGGGCGTCGAAGACATCGCCCACGGTGGCGCCGGGTTTCAGCGTCGCCTCGCAGGCGGCAAGCGCTTCCTGGCAGGCACCGTGCATGGCGACGTGCTCGGGCGCGGCATCGCCAATCAGGATCGTGCACATTTGCGCCGTGTGGTAGTGGCGATAGGTCGCGGCGAACTCCAGCATCAACTGATCGTTCTGCGACAACGTCCGCCGTCCGGTGTAGTAGCGGCAAAGAAGCGCGTTCTCGCCCGAGCCGACGATCCAGTGGGCCGCGGGGTAGTCGCCACCGCCCTTGAAGACGGCGCCTTGCATGGCGGCCAGGACATCCCCTTCGAAAACGCCGGGACCGGCTATCTCGCGTGCGGCCGCGTGGGCGAGATCGCCCAGTTCCGCCGACTTTTTGACGTAGGCGAGCTCGGCCGGGCTCTTGACGATACGCAGCCGGTTGACCAGGTCGGAGGCATCCTCCAGGCGGCAGAAGCCGTCCAGCGTCGTGCGAACGCGCTCCCAACTGCGGCCGGTCAGGCCGTAGGACTCAAGCTCGATACCGAGCGTCTTGCCCTCCAGGCCCATGTCGCGAAGCAGGTCCTTAAGCTCGGCGGCCGGATCGGCGCCGGCGCGGTCGACCCAGATGCGGACATCGTCAAGTGTGGAGGTGTGGTGGGCCTGGCGCAGGTCCGGCGCGCGGGTCAACAGCACGAACCGGCCGTCGGCCGTCAGCACCATGCACTGGAAATAGACGAACCCCTGGGTGTCGTAGCCGGTCAGGTAGTACATGCTCTCCTGCCGGAACATCAGCAGGCCGTCGAGGCCGTCGCTCGCCATCTGTTCCAGCGTGCGCTTTTGACGCGCTTCATACTCAGCATGGTCGAAATGCAGGACCATCAGGCCATCCCCCAGATGTTGAAGGCCGGTCCCCGGAACGCCCTAGAAGACGTCGAACTGCCCGGCCAGATAAAGACAGTACGCTAGGACCAAGCATAGGCCGGTGATGCGGCCGATGCGATTGACATAAAGCAGCAGGACGGCCAGCGCGACGGTCATCGCGAACATGATAACGAGGTCCAGGCCGATCATCGTCTCGGCGATGCCGACATTAGTGATCAGCGCGACCACGCCCATGGCGCCCAGCAGGTTGAAGATGTTGCTGCCCAGGACATTCCCGATGGCGACAAGCGGTTCGCGCCGCCGCGCCGCCGCGGCGCAGATCGCGAGCTCGGGCAGCGACGAGCCGATGGCGACGACCGTCAGGCCAATCACCGCCTCGGGCACGCCGAGGTCATGGGCGATGCCGACGGCGCCCACGACCAGGCGATCGGCGCCGATAATCAAGAGGATCAAGCCGACGATGGCAAAGATGATGGCGTGGCTCAGCGACATCGTTTCCGGGTCGATCTCGGTATCCGCGGTCAGGTCGGCCGTGTCGGTGCGCCGCGCGCGTTTGTAGCCATAGAAGACGTAAAGGCCGAGGCACGACACCATCACCAGGCCGTGCCAGAACGTGAACTCGCCGATCAGGCCGGCGGCAACGAAAGCCGCCGTTACAAAGAGGACGAGCCACATGTCATGGTTGACCTGCGCGCGCTGGACGACAACTGGCGAAATCGCCGCGCTGACACCGACGATCAAGAGGATGTTGGCGATGTTGCTGCCGACCGCGTTGCCCAGGGCCAGCTCGGGATGACCCAGGACCGCCGACTCAACGCTAACCAGGACTTCCGGTGCCGATGTTCCGAACCCGACCAGGACAACGGCCACGATCAGCTTTGAAACGCCAAGTTTCAAAGCCAGGGCGACGCTGCCACGCACCAGGAGTTCGCCGCCCAAAAACAACAAAATCAGGCCGACGAAGACGAACAAGTATGACATAGAGTTCCAATCGGAAGCCGGGTTACCTATAGCTAGAACGGCAAAGGGTGATTTGAAGAGATGGCGATACCTACGTTGCGTGATTTTCTAAAGCTGGAGAGTGCCGCGGGCATAATCCTGATGGCTGCCGCGGTGTTGGCTATTCTCGTCGAAAACGTCGGACTTTCGCACATTTATGACCTGCTTTTGACCACTCCGGTGGTTGTTTCGGTCGGAACGTTGGATATCTCCAAGCCGCTCCTGCTTTGGGTCAACGACGGCCTGATGGCGGTTTTCTTCTTTCTGGTCGGCCTGGAACTGAAGCGCGAGGTCATGGAAGGCGATCTGTCGTCGCGCGATCAGATCATTCTGCCCGGTGTCGCCGCGATCGGCGGCATGGCGGCGCCCGCCCTGGTTTACACCATCTTCAACATCGATGATGCCGAGGCGATGCGCGGCTGGGCCATCCCGGCGGCGACCGACATTGCGTTCGCGCTGGGTATCCTGGCGCTGTTGGGAAGTCGCGCGCCCGTAACGCTGAAGATCTTCCTGACGGCTCTGGCCATCCTGGACGATCTTGGCGCCATCGTCGTCATCGCGATCTTCTACACCGCCGATCTCTCTGTGTTGTCGCTCGCCATCTCGGCGGTCGGCTTGATCGGCCTGGTCGTCTTGAACCTTTTGGGTGTGACACGTCTGACGCCCTACATGCTGATCGGTCTTTTCGTGTGGGTCTGCGTTTTGAAGTCCGGGGTCCACGCGACGCTGGCCGGTGTCGCGCTGGCCATGGCCATTCCGCTCAAGGCCCAGGATGATCAGGGCCGCTCGCCGCTGCGCCGGCTGGAGCACGGGCTTCACCCCTGGGTGGCTTTCGGCATTTTGCCGATATTCGGTTTCGCCAATGCCGGACTTTATCTGGGCGACGTCAGTGTCGAAGCCATGCTGGCGCCGATTCCTCTCGGCATCGCGCTCGGCTTGTTTGTCGGCAAGCAGATCGGTGTTTTCGGTGGCGCCTGGCTGATCATCAAGCTGGGTGTTGCGCGCCTGCCGGATGGGTGCAACTGGCCCATGATGTATGGAGTCTGTCTGCTTACCGGTGTCGGCTTTACCATGAGCCTTTTCATCGGCGGCTTGGCGTTCAGTGACGTCGCCCATGTCAACATGGTGAAGCTCGGGGTGATGCTGGGTTCGCTGCTGTCCGGCACGGTCGGCTACGCAGTGCTGCACTTTGCCGTCCGGGGTCGCCGTCCGCCGGTCACCCAAGCCGATCCCGAGCCGTCCGCCCCCTACTAGCACCGTCACGGTGCCACCGTGTCGCTCGGCGCAAGAGCGATTGCCGCGACCTGACGGCCGTAGTCGGGCTCTCGTTGATGGACGCTGCGGCGGTAACTGAAAAAGTCATCGCTTTCGGCGCAGGTATCGTGACCGGTCCAGCTTGCCGAGCGCAGGCCTAGCAGGGAAAGCCTGGCCAGCAGGTAGCCCGGCAGGTCGAACATGGCATGGCCGGCACGCTCGGATTCGGTGAAGAAGCGGGCATTGGCGGGACCGGCCTCGACGAAACGCTCGCGGAACTCTGGCCCGACCTCATAGGACGCGGGCGCGATGCACGGGCCGATCACCGCAGTGATGTCACCACGCTTGGCGCCCGCCGAGACCATGGTCTCGACGGTGGCCTCGGCGACGCCGGCCAGCGCGCCCTTCCAGCCAGCATGGGCCGCCCCGACCACCATGGCCTGGCGGTCGGCGAACAGTATGGGTGCGCAATCGGCGGTAAGAACGCCAAGCGCGATGCCGGGCTCGGCCGTTACCATGGCATCGGCCTTCTGGCCCGCGACATCATCGGGATCGCGCACCGTCACCACCTGATCGCTGTGGATCTGATAGAGCGTGCACAGCCGGTCGGTAGCGATGCCCAAGGCGTCGGTCACCCGGCGCCGGTTCTCGGCGACCGCGTCACGGTCGTCGTCGGAACCGAAACCGCAATTGCGCGTCGCGTAGATGCCGTCGCTGACGCCGCCGGTGCGATCGAAGAAGCCGTGACGGACGCTGCCGCCGTCAAGCGCGCTGATGGTAATCATGGCGCGCCCTCAAATCCCGCCGGCGTCACAGAGCGATCGCCGGTCAGCGCAAGGACCTTGTAGAGACGCCCCATGGCGTCACCGCCGGTGAGGCGGGCGAGCCCGGCGTCGATCTGCGTCCTTTGTTCATCATCGGCTGATTGGGCGAGGGCTGCTGCCCTGGTGTCGATGCCGAGGCGTTTGAGGAAGGCGCCTTGATCGACCGGGCCGTAACAGGGTGCGCCCGCGCTTTCGGCAGTCAGGATCAGGGCGTCGAAGTTGACGGCCGCGGCCAGGTCGGCGTCGCCGGGATCAGCGAACCGCTCGGCGTGACGGTGTTCGCGCACGGCCTGCAAGGTGTCGCCGCTGCCGGCGAAGTCGATGACCAAACCCGCGCCACTGTCGCGGACCAATCGTTCGGCCATTGACGTCATGACCGCTTGGCGTGCCGGCGAAAGTTCAGTCACGCGTCCAGCAGGGGCCAGCGACGGCAGGCCACTGACCGTCGCCGCCTCGGCCAGAAGCGGAGAGAACGCTTCGCCGTCACTTGTAATGAGGCGCTCGCGCCATCCTGACGCGGTGGCGACAAACTGGCGTACCGGCAAGGCATCGAAGAACTCGTTGGCGATGATAAAGGCGGGATAGTCATCATCGATATCGTCCAGCTCATCATGCCAATCGACCTTGTAATCGGCGAGGGTCGCACGCTGAATCTGGCGCAGATGCGGGCTGGTTTCGACCAGATGGATCGCAAAGGCATCGAGCGCGGCGGGATGCACGGCCATCGCGCGCACGGCGTCGGCCATCAAGGTGCCGCGGCCCGGTCCCAGTTCGATCAACAGGGCGCGCTTGGGCGCGCCTGCCTGCTGCCATGCATCGATACACCACAGCCCCAGCAGCTCGCCGAACATCTGACTGGTTTCCGGCGCGGTCACGAAGTCGCCCTGACGGCCAAAGGGATCGCGACGCATGTAATAGCCGAACTCGGCATGGCCCAGCGCCTCGGCCATGAAGACATCGACGCCGATCGGGCCGTCTCGGGCGATACGCTGATGCAGCATGGCCGCCAGATCGCTCACGTCTTCTTGCGCTTGGATTTTGAAGGCTTGGCCTTCGCCGGTGCTTGCTCAGCGGGCGCGACATAGGGTTTCGCCCAGATCATCAAAGCCAGGCCGATCACGATCATCGGCAACGACAGCAACTGGCCCATGGTCGCCCCGGCAAACAGGAAGCCCAGATGGGCGTCGGGCTCACGGAAGAACTCGACGATGAACCGGGATACCCCATAGCCGGCCAGGAACAGGCCGCCGATGGCGCCCGGGCGTAGCCTGAGCGACGTCGCGCGCCATGCCCAGTAGACCACGAGACCGAGCACCAGGCCCTCCAGCGCGGCTTCATAGAGTTGGCTCGGGTGCCGCGGATCCGGACCGCCGTGGGGAAAGACGAAGGCCCAGGGCACGTCGGTGACGCGGCCGAACAGCTCGCCGTTGATGAAGTTGGCGCAACGTCCCAGGAAGAGGCCGATCGGCACCACCGAGGCGACGATGTCGCCCATCGCCAGGACCGGTATCTTCTTGATCCGGGCAAAGATCGTGAACGCCAGGATGACGCCCAGAAGGCCGCCGTGGAACGCCATGCCGCCTTCCCATACGGCGAAGATCTCGCCGGGATGGTGGATGTAGTAGCCGGGCTTGTAGAACAGGACATAGCCAAGACGCCCGCCCAGAACGATGCCCAGGGTGATCCACAGCAGCAGATCGTCGATTGTCTTGCGATCGATGGCCACCGGTGAGCGGCGTGCCAGGACGATGGCATAGGCCCAGCCCAACAGGATGCCCGCGACATAGGCCAGCGCATACCAGCGGATGGCGAAGGGGCCGATCTGAACCAGCGTCGGATCGATCTCGGGAAAAGCGAGGGCAAGTGCGTGCATGAGGGTCCCGGAGGGTGTGGCGACCGGGACCTTAGAGCGGATCGTGTTGAGGTGGAACCGGTTGGCGGTTTCGCCTCAATTAGGTGAATCCGCTCGTTATCGATGTGTGGAGCAGGTCAACCCGTCTTTGAATCGTCTTGCGTGGATTTCTTGATTGGCGAATCCGCCCGGATTCGAGCGATTGGATGCCTGATTTCACCCGATCGTGACCGGACGGTTGCGGTTGTGACAGGATCGGGCCATATGACGCCCATCAAACCGGGAGAAGCCGCCATGCAAACCGACAACCGGATACTGGACGATCTCGCCCGCGTGCTGAGCGGCGCGGTGACAGCGGCGTCGGGCGTGCGCGAAGAAGTCGAGGCGCGCTTGCGTCAGCAGCTAGAAGGCGTCTTTGAGCGTATGGATCTTGTCAATCGCGAGGATTTCGAGGTCGTCCGCGACATGGCGGCTCTGGCGCGCCAGGAAAACGAACGCCTGAGCGCGCGGATCGAGGCGCTGGAGGCGCGGCTTGAGGCCCTGGAATCGTCGAAAAAGATAGGCGGGTCGGCCTCCTCCAAACGAAAGAAAACGTCCACAACGGGTACGAAAAAGGCACAGAAAGCCAGTTGATGGGATAAGAACCGTCTGGCAGGCTGACCTTTGTGTTGATGCTGCCTGACAGTGCATCCCCTTCACCTCCATCGCGGTAAGGCTTTACCGTGCCTCGGCAAGGAGAGGCGCAGTGACGGATTTGTTGGAAGAAGAGGCGAGTGGCCCGGAACAGCATCCCCTCGACATGGTCGAGCGGTTTGTCACGGCCAATGCCTGGGCGTGCGAGCGCCTGGCGGAGAACGAAATCGCCGTCGAGATCGAGGGACGCTGGTGTGCCTACCGCATGTGGTTCGGTTGGGAAGGCGAGCTTGATGCGCTGATGCTGTCCTGCGCCTTCGACCTGAAGGTGCCGGAAGAGGGGCTCCAAGAGATCTGCCGCCTGCTTGCCTATGTGAACGAACGCCTTTGGGTCGGCCATTTCGACCTCTTCAGCGGCGAGCGCGTCATCACGTATCGGCACGCGCTGCTGCTGGGCGGCCACGACATGCCGACGGACGAGCAACTGGCCGATCTCATCGACATCACGATCTCGGAATCCGAACGTTTCTACCCTGCCTTCCAATACGTGATCGGCGACGGCAAGTCCGCCGAAGAAGCCGTCAGCGCCGCCATCATCGATCCGGTCGGCGAAGCCTGACCTTATGCTGACCGATGCGTTTCCGTTGCTGCTGGTGGGTTGCGGCAAGATGGGTGGCGCCATGTTGGCGGGTTGGCTCGGCCAAGGTATCGAAGCCGACAAGATCGTCGTCGTCGAGCCCGCCGAGGCGACAGCCGAAGCTATCGCGGCCGACCACGGCGTTGCTGTCGTCGGCGACGCCGGCGATGTACCGACGGGATTCGCGCCGTCCGTCATCGTGCTTGCCGTCAAGCCGCAGGTTATGGCCGATGCGGTCGCGGGCCTAGGGCGGTTTGCCGATGCCGGCGCGCTGGTCCTTTCGATCGCCGCGGGCACGACGATTGGCGTTTTCGAGCGCGCGCTCGGCGATAGCATCGCAATCGTAAGGTTGATGCCCAACACGCCGGCGGCCGTTGGCCATGGCATCACCGCCCTTGTCGCCAATCGCCACGCTACCGACGCACAGCGTGCTGCGGCCGATGCGTTGGCCGCGACGGTCGGCGAGACTGTGTGGCTGGACGACGAAGCCCTGATGGACGCGGTCACCGGGCTTTCCGGCAGCGGCCCGGCCTATGTCTTCTTGCTGATCGAGATCCTGGCCAATGCGGGCGTCGCCAACGGACTGCCGCCCGATATCGCCGGGCGGCTGGCCAGCGCCACCGTCGAGGGCGCCGGCCAATTGGCGCGCCTGTCCGATCAGTCGCCCGAGGAGTTGCGCCGCGCGGTGACCAGCCCGGGCGGGACGACGGCCGAGGCGCTGGAGGTTCTGATGGCCGAGGACGGGCTTCAGCCCCTGTTCGACCGCGCTGTCGCCGCGGCGACCCGCCGTTCAAAGGAACTCGCCAGCTAGGGCTTGTTTGTTGGCCGGTGTGGCTCCCGCGTGATCAAGATATGATCCTGCACTTGCTCGTTGGCAAGCTTGGTCCGCCACCCTAGATTCACCCATGGGGGTCCCTGACACGACCTGTGGGAGACGTGACCATGGTGAAGAAGGCCGACGTACCGAAGACAGCGCTGGCAACGGCGCTGAACCTCGCCGCACAGCGTGGCTGGCGCGATTTGACACTCGCGGATATTGCTGCGGAGGGCGGCATGACCCTCGCCCAGGTGCACGAAGCCTATGGCTCGAAGGCGGCCATTCTCGAGGCCTTTTCCGACCAGATCGACGATGCGGTTCTGGCCGGCGACCGCGCCGATCTCGCCGCTGAGAGCGTTCGCGACCGGCTGTTCGACGTTTTGATGCGCCGTTTCGATGCGCTCGCGCCGCATAAGGACGCAGTCCGCGCGATCGTGCGCGACGGCGGCGCCGACCCTTGCGCCATGATGGGCAGTGCCTGCCGCCTAATGCGCTCCATGGGTTGGATGCTGGAGGCCGCGCGGATTGATACCTCCGGCCTGGCCGGTCGCATGCGGATCAAGGGGCTGATGGCGCTCTATGCCGATGTCATGCGCACCTGGCTCGCCGACGACAGCGAGGATATGGGCAAGACCATGGCCCTGCTCGACAAGCGGTTGGGCCAGGTCGACCGGCTATGCGCGGCGCTCTGCCGCTTTGGCTCGCGCCGTGGTGACGACCTGAAGGACGATGCCGTCGAACAACCGGCATGACGGGCGCCGCGACCGACCAGATCGGTATCGATGATTTCCTGAAGGTCGACATTCGTGTCGGCACGGTGATTGCGGTCGAGCCATTTCCAGAGGCGCGCAAGCCGGCGTTCCGGTTGCAGATCGACTTCGGTCCGGAGATCGGCGTGCGCAAGACGTCGGCCCAAGTCGTCGCCAACTACTCGCTGGACGATCTGGTCGGACGCCAGGTCGCGGCCGTGGTCAACTGTCCGCCCCGCCAGATCGGACCCATGATGTCGGAAGTGCTGACCTTGGGGTTCCCCGACGAGAACGGCGAGGTCGTGTTGGCCGCGGTCGACCGCCCGGTGCCTAATGGCGGACGGCTCTATTAGCATCGCTTCGTCTCGCCCCGCATCAGCAGGGTGCCGCGGGGTATTCCCAAGGGCGCGATGAAGGCGTAGAGACTTCTACGCTTGGCTGTGAGGTCGCCTGTTCTTGGCGCTAGGGGATTCCAGTCGCATGACCGAGAAGGTGCCTGTTTCGCGCAGCGTGTCCGCGACCGTGTTCGTGTTGCCCGGGTTGCTGGTGTTCGCCTATGACCTGTTGTTCCTGGGCCGCGGTTATCCTCTCGTCAGCTATGACTCCATCACCGGTATGTACGGTCTGGGGCTGAACTGGGTTGCCCTGGAACCTTGGCCGACGCCGCATCATCCAGCCTTCTTCATCCAGCAACTAGGGGGGCTGGCCGCGCTCATATCGGGCGTAATGGCGTCCAGCCTGCAGGCATTTGCCAACGTGACCGTCGCTATCCAGTTCGGTTTTCTGATGTTGGCGGCCTTGTGGTTCGCGCGCGAGGTCGAGCGTCTGCGATTGCCGTTGGCCGCCGTCGTTGCCGTGGCGCTCATCACCGCGACGATGCCGACGGTCATGATCATGGCGACGCACTGGGGCCACTATTATCCGATCGGCATTCTTCTGGCACCGTGTGGCCTTGCCCTTGCGGGTGTTTTTGCGCGGACCGAAAACCGGCCGGCGGACTGGTGGCTCGC encodes:
- the nhaA gene encoding Na+/H+ antiporter NhaA, coding for MAIPTLRDFLKLESAAGIILMAAAVLAILVENVGLSHIYDLLLTTPVVVSVGTLDISKPLLLWVNDGLMAVFFFLVGLELKREVMEGDLSSRDQIILPGVAAIGGMAAPALVYTIFNIDDAEAMRGWAIPAATDIAFALGILALLGSRAPVTLKIFLTALAILDDLGAIVVIAIFYTADLSVLSLAISAVGLIGLVVLNLLGVTRLTPYMLIGLFVWVCVLKSGVHATLAGVALAMAIPLKAQDDQGRSPLRRLEHGLHPWVAFGILPIFGFANAGLYLGDVSVEAMLAPIPLGIALGLFVGKQIGVFGGAWLIIKLGVARLPDGCNWPMMYGVCLLTGVGFTMSLFIGGLAFSDVAHVNMVKLGVMLGSLLSGTVGYAVLHFAVRGRRPPVTQADPEPSAPY
- the prs gene encoding ribose-phosphate diphosphokinase, with the translated sequence MKLVACNSNRPLAEAMAASLGVELTNASVRRFSDMEIFVEIQENVRGQDVFVVQSTSYPANDHLMELLICIDALRRASARRITAVIPYFGYARQDRKVGSRTPISAKLVANLITMSGANRVLTMDLHAGQIQGFFDIPLDNLYAAPDFEKDI
- a CDS encoding calcium/sodium antiporter, with amino-acid sequence MSYLFVFVGLILLFLGGELLVRGSVALALKLGVSKLIVAVVLVGFGTSAPEVLVSVESAVLGHPELALGNAVGSNIANILLIVGVSAAISPVVVQRAQVNHDMWLVLFVTAAFVAAGLIGEFTFWHGLVMVSCLGLYVFYGYKRARRTDTADLTADTEIDPETMSLSHAIIFAIVGLILLIIGADRLVVGAVGIAHDLGVPEAVIGLTVVAIGSSLPELAICAAAARRREPLVAIGNVLGSNIFNLLGAMGVVALITNVGIAETMIGLDLVIMFAMTVALAVLLLYVNRIGRITGLCLVLAYCLYLAGQFDVF
- a CDS encoding Xaa-Pro peptidase family protein, producing MVLHFDHAEYEARQKRTLEQMASDGLDGLLMFRQESMYYLTGYDTQGFVYFQCMVLTADGRFVLLTRAPDLRQAHHTSTLDDVRIWVDRAGADPAAELKDLLRDMGLEGKTLGIELESYGLTGRSWERVRTTLDGFCRLEDASDLVNRLRIVKSPAELAYVKKSAELGDLAHAAAREIAGPGVFEGDVLAAMQGAVFKGGGDYPAAHWIVGSGENALLCRYYTGRRTLSQNDQLMLEFAATYRHYHTAQMCTILIGDAAPEHVAMHGACQEALAACEATLKPGATVGDVFDAHARVMDEHGYRSHRMNACGYSMGSTFPPNWMDWPMFYHGNDVAIVPAMTFFLHMILMDSDSGRAMALGESVVVTDDGCEPLNKAPLDLCRR
- a CDS encoding MFS transporter is translated as MSDIVLSAPARFRSLFAAIVAMGVTSAIYSLSLPLFATRLDEMGHSETVIGINTAAQAISLIAVAPFGPALLRRFGPAVLMLWMLALTFVFAILCPLYENAWFWLVMRLLIGAATGLLWIAGEAWINEVADEESRGRILALYGISGAAGTMLGFAVLYLAGHEGWMPFIIMEVMIVAGALAVGAAVKVAPPFHGRASQTMLRLALRAPTPMVVNLLVALTFGSLASFMPIYGPDVGLPLQDIFLLLVCLSAGGLLQYPIGWLADKMNRRLLAILVMAVMAVLFMLMPTALHDPILRWPYVFVLGGALMGLYTMGLILLGERFRGIDLGSATTLFQVMWNVGMVAGPFAVGAAMDVAGSSALPWTLVAFYVVVIAFAAMRGRRHPES
- a CDS encoding SAM-dependent methyltransferase — encoded protein: MSDLAAMLHQRIARDGPIGVDVFMAEALGHAEFGYYMRRDPFGRQGDFVTAPETSQMFGELLGLWCIDAWQQAGAPKRALLIELGPGRGTLMADAVRAMAVHPAALDAFAIHLVETSPHLRQIQRATLADYKVDWHDELDDIDDDYPAFIIANEFFDALPVRQFVATASGWRERLITSDGEAFSPLLAEAATVSGLPSLAPAGRVTELSPARQAVMTSMAERLVRDSGAGLVIDFAGSGDTLQAVREHRHAERFADPGDADLAAAVNFDALILTAESAGAPCYGPVDQGAFLKRLGIDTRAAALAQSADDEQRTQIDAGLARLTGGDAMGRLYKVLALTGDRSVTPAGFEGAP
- the pgeF gene encoding peptidoglycan editing factor PgeF encodes the protein MITISALDGGSVRHGFFDRTGGVSDGIYATRNCGFGSDDDRDAVAENRRRVTDALGIATDRLCTLYQIHSDQVVTVRDPDDVAGQKADAMVTAEPGIALGVLTADCAPILFADRQAMVVGAAHAGWKGALAGVAEATVETMVSAGAKRGDITAVIGPCIAPASYEVGPEFRERFVEAGPANARFFTESERAGHAMFDLPGYLLARLSLLGLRSASWTGHDTCAESDDFFSYRRSVHQREPDYGRQVAAIALAPSDTVAP
- a CDS encoding MFS transporter, which codes for MSDTVLTPPQRRRGMIAVITCMTVTALIFGLSWPLFALRLEEMGASESAIGWNAAAQAIAILAVAPVMPWLLARFSAAWVMIVSILASIVALLLCPLLPDEDIWFVLRLFVGAFGHIMWIAGETWINQIAEEKSRGRTMALYGMALGLGSAIGPTVLTIVGIEGWTPFVLAAGLTLISTIPIAMAIDSVPPSELDHSGAHGHAWHSVVRSLFHAPLPMLLNLCFALIFGAVWTFLPIYGPVVGLDAHTAIMFLTLQSLGGIVMQYPIGWVADRMDRRLLSVILVGVSCVSYLFIPSALADPFWAGPYIFFLGGLSGAIYSLALTLIGEQFRGASLAGASTMFTVMWNVGAFVGPPATGTAMALGGLEAFPYVLVVMTLIFLPVTIASYLNRKRTLKGD